The Dyadobacter sandarakinus DNA window CCATCCTGAATTGCACCGAGGGGAATACGCGCCGGGCAAACCTAACACCGTCAGCGACAAATCGGAATGTGTCATCACTGTGCTCGGCAAGATGGGCATAAAAAAGGTGTAAGGTTTTTGGGTAATATTTTGGGTCGCACTTACTAAGCCAGCATAGAACGGCCATTGAATTAATACCACCTGATAGCCCCAAAAGCACTTCTTGTTCGCTATAATCGATGTATTCTGGAAACATGTCTAACTGCATAGCCCTGTTTGATTAATTAATCGTTTGATTGTCCCCCCGCAAAGCGGAACCATAAGTATGTCTGGCGGCATGTTTCCTAAACCCTAACAGTAATTACTATGCTGGTACCGCCACTCCCGGAAGGGATAGCGTTTTATAGTGTTCTCTGGCGGCCTCGATCTTCTTGATCAGCGAGTCAATCTTTTCCTGATCGTAGGCGAATTCAAAAACCTTAATGCGGTTTGCTGCCGGTATGCTGTTGATGACGTTGTTATTGTGGTCGATTTGCGCGCACATCTGAATGTAATGCGGGTTTGACTCGTCACAGTTGAACTTGTAGTAGATTTTCTTCTTCGTCTCAACCAGGATCTCCTCAGGAGTCGGAACCAAGCAGTAGATCAACCGGTAGTTCTTTTTGCCTGTCAGCCACATGTAGCCTTGTCCTTGCCAGAAGTAGTTCTTGATCAGCTCAGCCTCGGTGAATGTGCGCAGGTTCCAGGAGGATTTCACGTCTTCGATTACGTCCTCTTTTTTCAGGATGATGTCCGGCGTTCCTGCAATGAATTCGTTTTTGAGTTTAAGCGTGTTCTTGGCCCTGAATTCGCCTTTCAAGACACTTTGAACCAATCCCAGACTGTCCTGCTCACAAAGGTGACCTTTCATCATTTCGTCGGTCAAAACTTCCTCCTTGTAGCCGAACTCTTTTTCAAGCCAAACTTGGCGGATGTACGTTTTTGCGGTTTCTCCGAGTTCTTCGCCCTTTTTTTTAGCCTCGGTCACGAGGTCGCCCAACCTGCTGCATCGGAACAAGATATTATCTGTTGGATTGTTCATGACAGCAAATCAGGATTATCGTGGATGTTGCCAATAATCTCAATCGTGTCGTAACGATCTGACAAAGAGTAGCACACCTTCTTTTTTGTTACTAACTCAAAGGCGCCATATTCAAACTGGATTGATCCCTTCACATCAAGCTCCCTTTTGCCGTCATGTTCCTCTCCACCCAACATGCGACAGATGTCGCCTTCATAAATCTCAATCCCATTTTTGTCTCCTAAACCAGAGAATTGACCAACTGTTTTGGCGTGAACCGAGTGATAGTCTTTTATCTTAAATTCTGTATTGTCCATCCACTCAACCAGCCCAATGATCAGCATACAATCTTTCTCACGAATAATATGACCGACATGCCAAGTACCGTCTGCATTGCTTTTTCCTCTGAATTTTATCTCTCTCATGGCTTTACTTTCTTGCTTTGAGCTCATCGTGTTTCTCGGTGTAAAGGTCAAGTAATCCGTACTCGGCAACATGCTCGTAGACTTCTTCAAGCTGCTCTACGCTGGTGGCTTTGGTGATGTGCTCGGTAACGCGATTAGTTTGCTTTTGCTTTTCAGTGGCGGCAATGTCTACGCTTCTTTCAGGAAAGAAAATCTGATCCACTGTTGAATCTCCATCTTTAATAGACTGGCCGTAGCCAATCAAAATCTTGATTTCTTCCCCTTTGATTTGGGTTACCTGACGTAAACCCAGTGACCTGAGAATGTCAGCCTCAGTGATACCGTAAGCCTCTGTCATGCGGTCAAGAACATCCTTCCGTTTCTTATTCAGCTTGTTTTCATCGGAAATGTCGCCGACAATGAACTGCTGAGCAGCTTCGTACCCTCCTTGCCACAATGGTTTCGGAACAACTGAAAAGATGGCGTTACGGCGGGCAATAGAGCATCCTGCGTTAGCTGTAAGAATGATCATATCCTCGCTGAACCTTCTGCCGCTTTTGCCTGTAATTTTTCGGATAACCTCCTGACGTACGGCGTAGTTTGTTTCCAAATCCCATGCGGTAGCCTGACAGGTTACAGTCTTCTCGCCGACCTCTACTACCTTCGTTTCTACCCTGATGTTCCCATATGCCTGGGCCACGATATTGGCAAGGTGAACAGATGGACCAGTCACGTTTTTTCCGTCGCGTGGCACTGCATATCCGCAGGAAGTGGCGGTATCTTTATCCATTACCACAAGCGCGTTAATGCTTGATTTTGCCTTTGAGAGACTGCGCGGGAACTGTCTGGCCGTCGCTACCTGGCTGTTTACAGATGCAGCGTCTTGCGCTTGTATTACTGATACAGACATTACTTCTGCCTGCATTTCTTCTGTGTCGTTGCTGAACATAGCTGGTTTGATTTAGGGGGATTGTTTTTCTTGCGGTGGTTCTGGTAGGGGCATCCAGTGAGTTGGTCTCCATGTGTGCAGTACTCCAAATTCATTCACCCATCGGGTTTCTTTGGAATTATCAAAAAGGCGTGTTCTTAAAACATAATCCGACGTGCCTGTTAGCACCCATGTATTTTTTGGGACCGAGTCAATCGTTTTCCATTCCATATTTTACCTCACGTTTATGTTTATACGTTGACTATTTCGAGTACCGCGGATATCACTTCTTCTATCCTGTAATTGCCAAAACCCGCAGTGACAAACAGGCTGACCACAAAGACAGCGGTCAAAATCAACAGTAGCTGCACGATCCACCACAGGTGCAGCAAGACCAGGCTTAGCTTTTTCATCCACGGTTTGCTTTACGAATTGAATGGACCAGAAGAATAAAGAATGCAGTTATTCCAAGTGCTGACCATTGCGAAAACGTCAGGCTTAGCAGCGAATCAATCAGAGAGTCAGCCATCGAGGCTACTGAGAGCAGCAGGAAGGTTGCCAGGTTTTTCATTGTGGCAGGGCGGTTTGTTGATTATGCCATTGGATGAAAGCCACTACTGCTTGCCAAGTGGCGGTGATTTTTGAATTGCTTTCACGCGAGCACTGGATATTTTCACGTCCCATACGATAATTATAAACCGTGCAGCAAGAGTCCTGTATTTTGACAGAAAATTGCTCTTTGTCGTAGGATTGCTGTTCAATCTTTTCAACTACCGGCATGAGCCACTTCCAGGAATCATGGTATAAACTAAATGTTTGAGGTCTTTCAATTAAACCATTTGCGTGAACGTG harbors:
- a CDS encoding YopX family protein, translated to MSSKQESKAMREIKFRGKSNADGTWHVGHIIREKDCMLIIGLVEWMDNTEFKIKDYHSVHAKTVGQFSGLGDKNGIEIYEGDICRMLGGEEHDGKRELDVKGSIQFEYGAFELVTKKKVCYSLSDRYDTIEIIGNIHDNPDLLS
- a CDS encoding DUF551 domain-containing protein — its product is MEWKTIDSVPKNTWVLTGTSDYVLRTRLFDNSKETRWVNEFGVLHTWRPTHWMPLPEPPQEKQSP